ACTTCGGGCTGCAGCTGAGGCTGATTTAACTCTTGCACAAGCAATTGTGGATAGTGCTGGAGTTATTGTTCAAAGTTCTGACTTAACAATCTGCTATGATGAGAGAGGTTTGCATTTTATTCTACTTTGGGTGCAAATGGATCAATTCAAGTTgaatatttttgtgtttttggtaTTTGAACTCAAGCtcgtatttgaaaatattagtagCTTTGGCTCAATTCCATTCGTTAGTTGAATGTTCAAGCCAGAAGAGGAAAGAACTACATTGCTCAAGTTCAGCTTGAATTAAAATTTGAGTCAAGCTCGATTCATGTTCGAACTAAATTAGCATGAGTCATAGCTCGAACTTATGTGCTCGTTTAGttctaaaattatttataacacattattctgtatatcagtactcataaacaacaataaaattatttgggttatttgagtagaaatatatttgaatatattAGATCTTGgctcaagcttatcagtttCAAATATGCATTTTTTTACAACATCTTTATGTAATGCCCACCCCTCTTGTATATCTTCTTAATCTGTAATCTTATTGCAGGTGCCAAATACGAGTTACCCAATTACGTTTTGAGTGAGCCCACGAATCTGATCCGTGACAATTGAAAAAAAGCTACTCGCGACGAGACTGTAAATTGTCATGTAAATTGGTCTTTCTAGCATCTTGTTTCTAACTTCGTCCCGTTTTAATCTTGCTTGATGTCCATCTTCTTAATTCGTTGTATTAAGTACTTCTCTTTGATAACAACCCCATGTGGGCCTTTGGGGATTTCTATGGATGTGTGAATTTTAGCTTTATACCTTGGAAAACAATATGCATTCTCTTCACTACATATCCAAAATATGCGCGTTCCTTTTACTGTTTAACCTGGCTCATGCACTCGATCAGCAGCTTACTAGCTTGAGTATATACATCTATTTAAAAATCCAagtattaaataatattgaaattCATGTAATGCCAGTTGTTGTTTTGTACATTGCTAGAAGGGCTTGTTGATCAAAGCAATGCAATGTTTTGCTTTATTATTGTTAAGAAAGAAAAGATGGTTCAAAGCTAGAGCGATTATTTCTCGATTTTCAATGGCAAATGTAATTAATATGTATTCTCCATTTGTGATCCAGTTTAATTTTCATGCAATCCGTAAATAATCTTTGCTGATTATATTAAAGGGTCAATCAAGCAATTACAATTTTGGGTCGTTTTCATTTCTCGAATCAAGAAACGTCGACCCTTTCCGGATGTATTCCGCATGTGCGAATGGTCAGCGAAGGGACGGCGGACAAGATTGACCACACTTTTGAGTAATTTGTTATTGTTTGGTTTAAGCTACACATGTATAACTTCTAAAACAATAGCATTGTTTTGAAGTTAGTTTGCTAAAGTGATTAGTAATAGGCTAAATTGTTTGCAATTCTTTTCTTATATTGTGCTCAGGATGTCATCTTTTAGTTGGTTGATCACGGGGAACAGTTGAAGAAACTTCAGTGAATTTCATATGGAATGTATGTGAATCTACATTGCATGAGCATATTGCCTTTGAATCGCGTGAATTTCATATGGAATGTATGCGAATTCGCTTCACACCAACAAGGAAATGTCAgcatgaatatcaatctgttgAGTTAAGCTATTGTATTTGCTGCGAAGGCAAAGAAACCTTAATAGACAAAACAGAAACTCTTTTTTAAGAATCAAATGTGAAAAGAAACAGAGCTAAATCTACACCAGCTTTTCTTGATTCTGATCAGCTATGTACAACTTCACAGCTTTTCTCATGTCCTCGACAGAGTCACACCCTTCGAAGAAATTAATCAACTTCTTCAGTTCCAAATCCCTGAGATCGTTGATGAAAGGCTTGATTGGGATCGCATTATCAGGCTGAAAAATGTAGGAATTTGGATTGTCGTCCACAATCACCAACCTGCTAACATCTCTCCCAATTTCTGACAGATCTTTTACCAACTTGCCATCAAATTCTTTGCAGGAATCCCGGTACAGGCGGTGAGATATACAAGATCTCCAGTCAAGCCTATCCAGCACAAGAGACGCATATTTCTCGATCCCAGCTGTGAAAACGACAACCTCGAACTTCTGACTCAAGAAATTCAAGAATTCATCCACAAATGGCCTCTTGAGCACGTAGAACTCGACCTTTTCTCCATCGATCTCAGGCCTGACTATGAAATCGTACTTCTCCGGAGGAGGGTTTGTCCTGGAATGCACCAGTGTTTCGTCTAAATCAAGAAAAATGGTCTTTTTCTCAGGGTAAAGAGACGGAGGGAGGCTCGTCTTCTCGTTGAAGAGGGCTCTACGGACGGCCTCCGGGGGATTTGCAGGGTTTTTTTGAAGAATTTGGTATCCCTTCTTGCGGGGCGTTTTCTTGGGGGTGGCTATACAAGCTAGTCTAGCAAAAATATTGATGAGGCGGCGGTGGCAAGAGGACAGGGACTTGTTGATGGAAGCAACCACCCGAGAGGCGGTGCCTGTGCCATTTTTGGTCGGAGATTTCTTGCGGCTGCGGCGGCTGTTAGTGAAGTTTTTTAGATTCTTGAGGGATTTAGTAGGGGTTCTCTTTACAACCTTGGACACCATTTCTGCCGAGAAAATTGGGGAGCAAAACGGTCAATTCTAGAGAGAGTACATGGGTGTGGTGTGGGTGGGGGGCAGTTAAGTTTTGGTTTTGCAGAATTTGAATTTAGGCTCGGCTCCAACGGTCGATTTTTAATGTTTTGGTTTGGAGCAGATTCGAACAGAAAATTAAAAGGAAACATTAAATTAAAGAGAAGAACCGAGAGTACGTTTACAGCTGGCGGAGTTCGAATCCTATTGGCGGGATGTAAATGGtcaatttataaataatttttgaacAATAATAATTTTAGAATAATCGATTTTAAAGTCTTATTCAATAGTTTTTATTTAGAGATATAAAACTACATGATTTTCATCTAAGTTTAAattcttataataattatcatCATCCCTGTTGGTGCTATTTGAAATTcaagtttaaaataatttttccgtGTCAAGTTGAAATATGGCTTATAAATCAAACGATATAGATCTCGATTCGAGCGTTAGTTATAATTTTCTCGGTAAGTCATAAAAAATAGGAAACTAAATtagaaaattaaagaaaaattcatGAACAAAAACAAATTCAATTTTTCTATAATGAACTAGAATTGGAAAATTGAAGGAATGTGCTAAAACTAAGAAAATTACAATAATGAAAACTGGaa
This Primulina eburnea isolate SZY01 unplaced genomic scaffold, ASM2296580v1 ctg291_ERROPOS436017, whole genome shotgun sequence DNA region includes the following protein-coding sequences:
- the LOC140820936 gene encoding uncharacterized protein encodes the protein MGCAGSREKGEETSKKIRKPKAWKHSEAITRAQLVQMREEFWDTAPHYGGREEIWAALRAAAEADLTLAQAIVDSAGVIVQSSDLTICYDERGAKYELPNYVLSEPTNLIRDN
- the LOC140820932 gene encoding uncharacterized protein, with the translated sequence MVSKVVKRTPTKSLKNLKNFTNSRRSRKKSPTKNGTGTASRVVASINKSLSSCHRRLINIFARLACIATPKKTPRKKGYQILQKNPANPPEAVRRALFNEKTSLPPSLYPEKKTIFLDLDETLVHSRTNPPPEKYDFIVRPEIDGEKVEFYVLKRPFVDEFLNFLSQKFEVVVFTAGIEKYASLVLDRLDWRSCISHRLYRDSCKEFDGKLVKDLSEIGRDVSRLVIVDDNPNSYIFQPDNAIPIKPFINDLRDLELKKLINFFEGCDSVEDMRKAVKLYIADQNQEKLV